Below is a genomic region from Streptomyces roseoviridis.
CGCAGTCAGCGCATGGATCACTGGTCGCGCCGAGCCACGAAGCGACACCCGTCGACACATCGTCAAGTTCCTCGAAGGGATGACGCCTCAGGACCCGGCACCGGCCTTCGCGGAAGGGCGTACCGCTGCGGCGGAGATACGGCAATTGGGCCCTCTAGAGCGGTGGAGGACCGGAGCCGCGGTGCTGATCGGTGTGTCCGACTACACGCACCTGCCCTCCGTACCCTCCATCAAGAACAATCTGTCGGCGCTCACCGAGGTGGCGTTGACGGGGCTCGGGATCCCGCAGGGCAACGTGTACATCGTGGAGAATCCCAAGTCGGCGGCACAGGTGCACGAGGAGATCGACCTCGCCATGGACGCCGCCGATCCTCTTTCCGGCGGGCTGTTCATCTACTACGCGGGGCATGGCTGGACCGATCCCCGGAACGGACGCCTCTTGCTCGGTCTGGTCGACTCGAACCAGCACAAAGCATGGACCGCTATGGAGTTCGACCGGATCCGCGAGCAGGTGGCGGACTCCCCGGTCGGCTCGCGGCTGCTGGTTCTCGACAGTTGCTACAGCGGGGCGGCGCTCGACACCCTGTCCGCAGGCCTAAGCAGTGCCTCACGGATCGAGGGCACGTACGTTATGACGTCCTCCGACGCCACCAACGCGTCACGCGCTCCACGCGGCGACCACTTCACCAGTTTTTCCGGCGAGATCATCCGCTCACTGACCGACGGAATCCAGGGCGGTCCGCCGGTAATCACCGCGGATGTACTTTTCCGTCATGTGCGGGCCAGTTGCCAGCAGCGGGGCTGGCCCGTGCCGTCACGACAAGTCGGGCGGGACGGAGACCACATGGAACTCATGGTCAACAGATGGGGGCAGTCATGACCGAAGTCCAACTCCGCATCGTCACGGAGACCGGTGCGAAGGTTCCGGACGGACTCCGGACCTTCCTCGCCCGGGACGCCGAACTGCGCGGCGTCGGTCGGGCCCGGTGGATCTCGGAGGCACCGAAGGAAGACACGCTCGGGGACGCCCTCGACGTTCTGACACTGGTGGTGAGCAGCACGCTCGCCCTGCCGTCGGCGATCGAGGCGGTCAGACGATGGTGCGGATCCCGTGGTACCACGGAAGGTGTCGACATTCGCCTGGGATCCCAGAGGATCACCGTTACCGGGACGGAGGACCCTGCAGAAATCCGGCGCCTGGCGGACCTGTTGAAGGCGGCGTACCCCGAGAGCACATCGAGGAGCGGGGAGTAGGAAACCCACCTGGTGAGTG
It encodes:
- a CDS encoding caspase family protein, whose protein sequence is MLIGVSDYTHLPSVPSIKNNLSALTEVALTGLGIPQGNVYIVENPKSAAQVHEEIDLAMDAADPLSGGLFIYYAGHGWTDPRNGRLLLGLVDSNQHKAWTAMEFDRIREQVADSPVGSRLLVLDSCYSGAALDTLSAGLSSASRIEGTYVMTSSDATNASRAPRGDHFTSFSGEIIRSLTDGIQGGPPVITADVLFRHVRASCQQRGWPVPSRQVGRDGDHMELMVNRWGQS
- a CDS encoding effector-associated constant component EACC1, which codes for MTEVQLRIVTETGAKVPDGLRTFLARDAELRGVGRARWISEAPKEDTLGDALDVLTLVVSSTLALPSAIEAVRRWCGSRGTTEGVDIRLGSQRITVTGTEDPAEIRRLADLLKAAYPESTSRSGE